Proteins encoded within one genomic window of Pectobacterium araliae:
- the yghU gene encoding glutathione-dependent disulfide-bond oxidoreductase encodes MATSPTYVPPKVWQPASSGGAFANINRPIAGPTHEKALPVGKHPLQLYSLATPNGVKVTIMLEELLVLGHAGAEYDAWLIKIGDGDQFSSGFVDVNPNSKIPALLDQSSEKPIRVFESGSILVYLAEKFGALLPNDLATRTETLNWLFWQMGSAPYVGGGFGHFYAYAPEKFEYPINRFTMETKRQLDVLNRQLAENRYLAGDSYTIADIAVWPWYGGLVQSALYSAAEFLSVHEYTHVKRWADEIAARPAVIRGRKVNRTWGEESEQVAERHQASDLD; translated from the coding sequence ATCTTCCGGCGGTGCCTTCGCTAATATTAACCGCCCGATCGCGGGTCCGACGCACGAAAAAGCGCTGCCTGTTGGCAAGCATCCGCTTCAGCTTTATTCGTTGGCGACGCCGAATGGCGTGAAAGTGACCATCATGCTGGAAGAGCTGCTGGTGTTAGGCCATGCAGGTGCCGAGTACGATGCTTGGCTGATTAAGATAGGCGATGGCGATCAGTTCTCCAGCGGGTTTGTCGACGTCAACCCGAACTCCAAGATCCCCGCGTTACTCGACCAAAGCAGCGAAAAACCGATTCGCGTGTTTGAGTCTGGCTCCATTTTGGTGTATCTGGCCGAGAAATTTGGGGCGCTGCTGCCAAACGACCTCGCTACACGTACTGAAACGCTTAACTGGCTGTTCTGGCAGATGGGCTCCGCCCCTTACGTTGGCGGTGGATTCGGGCATTTTTACGCCTACGCGCCGGAAAAATTTGAATACCCGATTAACCGCTTCACGATGGAAACCAAGCGCCAATTGGATGTTCTCAACCGTCAATTGGCGGAAAACCGCTATCTGGCTGGCGATAGCTACACCATTGCTGATATCGCTGTCTGGCCGTGGTACGGCGGACTGGTACAGAGCGCGCTTTACTCCGCCGCAGAGTTTCTGTCCGTGCATGAATACACGCATGTGAAACGCTGGGCTGATGAAATTGCTGCCCGCCCGGCAGTGATTCGTGGTCGCAAGGTCAACCGCACCTGGGGCGAAGAGTCTGAGCAGGTCGCCGAGCGCCACCAGGCATCCGATCTGGATTAA
- a CDS encoding ABC transporter ATP-binding protein, giving the protein MTSPSPDVSPPVVRFDHLHKQFRVQGESLTVIEDFSLSIHSGELVAIVGSSGCGKSTLLRMLVGLDNDYQGRVLVEGKTVRGIGRERGMVFQEPRLFPWLTVRQNIALGLANESISEKERQHLIDHFIQLVHLQDFADALPAQLSGGMAQRVAIARGLVANPRILMLDEPFGALDALTRQQMQQELRRIHQAEGTTTLLVTHDVEEAVYLADRVVVLAPRPGRIRQITTISLPHPRQRDSQDFHQQCSDLLTLLTQPADTAAISSSLNT; this is encoded by the coding sequence ATGACGTCCCCTTCCCCTGATGTGTCACCACCCGTGGTGCGGTTCGACCATCTGCATAAGCAATTTCGCGTACAGGGCGAATCGCTGACAGTGATTGAGGATTTTTCACTGTCGATTCACAGCGGTGAACTGGTGGCGATTGTCGGCAGCAGCGGTTGCGGAAAATCCACACTGCTGCGCATGTTGGTCGGGTTAGACAACGATTATCAAGGGCGCGTGCTGGTTGAAGGAAAAACTGTTCGTGGTATCGGACGCGAGCGCGGCATGGTGTTTCAGGAACCGCGCCTGTTTCCCTGGTTGACCGTGCGGCAAAACATCGCACTTGGGCTTGCGAATGAATCGATCAGCGAAAAAGAGCGACAACACTTGATTGACCACTTTATTCAGCTCGTGCATTTGCAGGATTTTGCCGATGCCCTGCCCGCCCAACTTTCCGGCGGTATGGCACAGCGTGTCGCCATCGCGCGCGGACTCGTCGCCAATCCCCGGATCCTGATGTTGGATGAACCTTTCGGTGCATTAGACGCCCTGACTCGCCAGCAGATGCAACAGGAGTTGCGTCGTATTCATCAGGCAGAAGGCACCACGACCCTGCTGGTGACGCACGACGTCGAAGAAGCTGTCTACCTCGCCGACCGCGTTGTCGTACTGGCACCGCGACCGGGGCGTATCCGCCAGATTACAACCATTTCGCTGCCACATCCGCGCCAGCGTGACAGCCAAGACTTTCACCAGCAGTGCAGCGATCTGCTCACACTCCTGACGCAGCCAGCCGATACGGCGGCCATCTCCTCTTCTCTGAACACGTAA
- a CDS encoding LuxR family transcriptional regulator, translating into MSVFCSDNEIINNTIKTYLSRKLKQYGNLKYAYMIMNKKNPSQVVIISNYPQEWVNTYKENNYQHIDPVILTAINTVSPFSWEDNIVINSKLKFSKIFNLSKEYDIVNGYTFVLHDNNNSLAALSIMFEENSPTDMENIVEENKDKLQMLLITVHEKITTFYKEMTQSPQSKKQSDKEIFSQRENEILYWASMGKTYPEIALILDIKISTVKFHIGNVVKKLGVLNAKHAIRLGVELQLIKPEPL; encoded by the coding sequence ATGTCTGTATTTTGCTCTGATAATGAAATTATCAATAACACGATAAAAACCTATCTCAGCCGAAAGTTAAAACAGTATGGCAACCTGAAATACGCCTACATGATCATGAACAAGAAAAATCCGTCTCAGGTTGTGATCATTTCAAATTACCCACAAGAATGGGTGAATACGTATAAAGAAAATAATTATCAGCATATCGATCCTGTTATTTTAACGGCGATCAACACAGTCTCGCCGTTCTCTTGGGAAGATAATATTGTTATTAATTCCAAACTGAAGTTTTCCAAAATATTTAATCTGTCAAAAGAATACGATATTGTTAATGGCTATACTTTTGTCTTACATGACAACAATAACAGTCTCGCCGCGTTATCGATTATGTTTGAAGAAAACTCGCCAACAGATATGGAAAATATTGTTGAGGAAAACAAAGACAAATTACAAATGTTGCTTATTACTGTACATGAAAAAATCACCACGTTTTACAAAGAGATGACACAAAGCCCACAGAGCAAAAAACAAAGTGATAAAGAGATATTTTCCCAGCGCGAAAACGAAATTCTGTACTGGGCGAGCATGGGGAAAACCTATCCAGAAATTGCATTGATTCTGGATATAAAAATTAGCACCGTGAAATTTCATATCGGCAATGTGGTAAAAAAACTCGGTGTTCTCAATGCCAAACATGCCATAAGACTGGGCGTGGAATTACAGCTCATCAAGCCAGAGCCGTTATAA
- a CDS encoding ABC transporter permease: MNKSIVLKKNVIVWPSLPIALAYPLVVPLALLALWYISTHYGWMPAQILPAPHLVANTAVELWHNDLLPQLFTSLQRLASGLLAGLLAGTLLGALMGASRRAEHLLHPTVYVLAQIPTLGWIPLFMVLFGIDDGLKLAVIIKAVIIPVTLHTQTGVRNVPHALQEVARTLRLPWHQRLIKLTLPAAFPTWLTGLRLALSQAWVSLIVVELLASSQGIGYLLVWGRQLFQLDIVFVCIATIGLAGLAMEWLINQLERRLVFWPPPPIGRLTTASPRRLSALVLPFLLLLFWQQTSRFGWIDPLLLPPPADVWHMLLQGFRDGSLTEAMQASLTRALAGAVCGIAAGLIGGVLLGLNATSDALFTPTVAMLRQIALFAWLPLLTAWVGNDEAGKITFVALASFFPMLVASHRGIRQRSLALQEVAHVLQLRLLTRLRVLILPGAAPAIFAGLRLSLIYAWLGTIGAEYFMSSGTGIGSLMINAQQLLDMPLIISGMLLIGLTGAILDRVGLGLEQRMTRWRSAGEIA; encoded by the coding sequence ATGAATAAGTCGATAGTGCTGAAAAAAAACGTGATCGTCTGGCCTTCGCTGCCGATAGCGCTGGCCTATCCGCTCGTCGTTCCTCTGGCGTTGCTAGCACTGTGGTATATCAGCACCCACTACGGCTGGATGCCCGCTCAGATTCTTCCTGCACCCCATCTTGTCGCCAACACCGCCGTCGAACTGTGGCACAACGATCTTCTGCCACAGCTCTTTACCAGCTTGCAACGCTTAGCGAGCGGCCTGCTGGCCGGTTTACTCGCAGGCACCTTACTTGGCGCGCTGATGGGGGCGTCACGCCGCGCCGAACATCTGCTGCACCCAACGGTGTACGTGCTGGCACAGATCCCAACGCTGGGGTGGATCCCCCTGTTTATGGTGCTATTCGGTATTGATGACGGCCTGAAGCTGGCCGTTATTATCAAGGCCGTCATTATCCCCGTGACGCTGCATACACAAACGGGCGTGCGTAATGTGCCGCATGCGCTACAGGAAGTCGCTCGCACGCTACGCCTGCCGTGGCATCAGCGCCTCATCAAATTAACCCTGCCCGCGGCGTTCCCGACCTGGCTCACAGGCTTGCGACTCGCACTCTCACAGGCGTGGGTATCGCTGATCGTGGTCGAACTTTTGGCGTCATCTCAGGGGATTGGCTACTTGCTGGTATGGGGACGTCAGCTGTTTCAGCTAGACATCGTGTTTGTTTGCATCGCCACCATCGGACTGGCAGGACTGGCGATGGAGTGGTTGATCAATCAGTTGGAGCGCCGTCTGGTCTTCTGGCCACCCCCACCGATCGGCCGCTTAACCACGGCGTCGCCTCGCCGCCTATCGGCGCTGGTTTTACCCTTTCTGCTTCTGCTGTTTTGGCAGCAGACCAGCCGCTTCGGTTGGATCGATCCGCTCTTGCTTCCTCCGCCCGCCGACGTATGGCACATGCTGCTACAAGGCTTTCGCGATGGTTCACTTACCGAGGCGATGCAGGCCAGCCTGACTCGTGCACTCGCTGGTGCGGTATGCGGTATTGCCGCCGGCCTCATAGGCGGCGTACTACTGGGGCTAAACGCCACCAGCGACGCCCTCTTTACGCCGACGGTCGCGATGCTACGTCAGATCGCGCTGTTTGCCTGGCTACCGCTGCTGACCGCTTGGGTCGGTAACGATGAAGCCGGAAAAATCACGTTTGTCGCACTCGCCTCCTTCTTTCCCATGCTGGTTGCCAGTCATCGTGGTATTCGCCAACGTTCACTGGCATTACAGGAAGTCGCTCACGTGTTACAGCTCCGTTTATTGACCCGCCTGCGAGTCTTAATCCTACCGGGCGCAGCGCCTGCGATCTTCGCGGGTCTGCGCCTGTCACTGATTTATGCCTGGCTTGGCACCATCGGCGCAGAATATTTCATGTCATCCGGCACCGGAATCGGCAGCCTGATGATCAACGCCCAACAGTTGCTGGATATGCCTCTGATTATCAGCGGCATGCTGCTGATTGGATTAACGGGCGCGATACTTGATCGCGTCGGATTAGGTCTGGAACAGCGGATGACGCGCTGGCGTTCCGCAGGAGAAATTGCATGA
- a CDS encoding LysR family transcriptional regulator — MHLDLRQLRNFLALAEQGSFVQAAEAVCLSQSAFSRSIQALEQTVGHPLIDRQSRRFALTWQGNTLLPFARRMQELSWELMTDMRQISEAQEGELTFGCGPAPSTTLIPKAVAHFHALRPRAKVTYSVDNWQSLRERLLADEWPFIVADTWQAEMETGLHVQPLSPQRCFFICHSSHPLAQQENVTPDDLLRFPLASPFMPVGMRKILAALTRQPDYRPQIQCDHIYSVFSILRHTQAISFASEDGFALGRLSHQLVEIPLTGTPPEWGHMQTRFGIVTCLQRTLPPLAELMIETLLAQDRLRSPVPALPTL, encoded by the coding sequence ATGCATCTGGATTTACGGCAATTACGCAATTTTCTTGCACTGGCCGAACAGGGGAGTTTTGTACAGGCCGCAGAAGCGGTCTGCCTGTCACAATCAGCGTTCAGCCGCAGCATTCAGGCGTTGGAACAAACGGTGGGACACCCGCTTATCGATCGTCAGAGCCGACGCTTTGCACTGACGTGGCAAGGCAATACGTTACTGCCGTTTGCGCGGCGTATGCAGGAGCTTTCCTGGGAACTGATGACCGACATGCGGCAGATCAGCGAGGCGCAGGAAGGCGAACTGACGTTTGGCTGCGGCCCTGCGCCGTCTACCACGCTGATCCCCAAAGCGGTCGCACATTTTCATGCACTACGGCCGCGTGCCAAGGTCACTTACAGCGTGGATAATTGGCAATCCCTGCGTGAACGACTGCTGGCCGACGAGTGGCCTTTTATTGTCGCGGATACCTGGCAGGCCGAAATGGAAACCGGCCTCCACGTGCAGCCATTAAGCCCGCAGCGGTGCTTCTTTATCTGCCATTCCTCACACCCGTTGGCTCAACAAGAAAATGTGACGCCGGACGACCTCCTGCGTTTTCCGCTCGCCTCGCCTTTTATGCCTGTCGGCATGCGCAAAATTCTGGCCGCCCTGACACGTCAGCCTGACTATCGCCCGCAAATTCAGTGTGACCATATCTATTCTGTCTTCAGCATCCTGCGGCACACGCAGGCCATCAGCTTCGCCAGCGAGGATGGCTTTGCACTAGGGCGATTAAGCCATCAGTTGGTCGAAATTCCGCTCACAGGCACACCGCCAGAATGGGGACACATGCAAACCCGCTTCGGGATTGTCACTTGTCTCCAGAGAACGCTGCCGCCGCTGGCCGAATTGATGATCGAAACGCTATTGGCGCAAGACAGGCTGCGCTCACCGGTTCCGGCACTACCGACCCTGTGA
- a CDS encoding aryl-sulfate sulfotransferase → MGHPSVYPTGTTIYNPEKAWGGYTVFQALERGAVLVDMNGTELRLWEGLHGFPNKILPGGYILGHSGERDSRYGMQDMVDLIQVDWDGNVVWKFNGYEHITDPDLPPEWMARVHHDYQRSGNPVGYYAPGQEPQSIGGNTLLLAHTNLHNERISDKLLLDDTIIEVDWQGNILWEWRCSDHFDELGFDDDAKTALYNNPNLRKSGGGMGDWMHINSMSALGPNPWFDQGDSRFHPDNIIWDARESNIIAIIDKQSGNIVWQLGPHYNTPELKHIGWIIGQHHAHMIPAGLPGAGNILVFDNGGWAGYGAPNPASADGVKNAWRDYSRVLEINPVTLDIVWRYSPYEAGIPHPTDAFRFYSPYISNIQRLPNGNTLINEGANGRLFEVTVDHEIVWEFISPYWGKTVNTNMLYRAYRVPYEWVPQLPRPQETPVMAPDNTQLRQPGAAAPGFASVIRIDGTRPYKKSGDALCVATDSEDLKRSPKLFAVNRERFAPLTAEDWPELAAQDTPQLLLVGAERCVHCKSLYRQLETILDNEEYRQLPSHYLDADHHIVLTEKLAVRTLPTLLWLENGEEQARLSGAQQPERLRQWLTTQQS, encoded by the coding sequence ATGGGACACCCATCCGTCTACCCAACCGGCACCACGATTTATAACCCAGAAAAAGCCTGGGGCGGCTACACCGTCTTTCAGGCGCTGGAACGCGGCGCGGTGCTGGTAGATATGAACGGCACCGAACTGCGTTTGTGGGAAGGTCTGCACGGCTTCCCCAACAAAATTCTGCCCGGCGGCTACATTCTCGGACACAGCGGCGAACGTGATTCGCGCTATGGTATGCAAGATATGGTCGACCTGATTCAGGTGGACTGGGACGGCAACGTCGTCTGGAAGTTCAATGGGTATGAGCACATAACCGATCCTGATCTTCCGCCAGAATGGATGGCGCGCGTCCACCATGATTACCAGCGCAGCGGCAACCCGGTCGGCTATTATGCACCCGGGCAAGAGCCCCAGTCGATTGGCGGCAACACGCTACTGCTGGCGCATACCAACCTGCACAATGAACGCATCAGCGACAAACTGTTGCTCGACGACACCATCATTGAGGTGGACTGGCAGGGCAACATTTTATGGGAATGGCGGTGCAGCGACCATTTCGATGAGCTGGGTTTTGATGACGACGCAAAAACCGCGCTGTACAACAATCCTAACCTGCGCAAGAGCGGCGGCGGGATGGGCGACTGGATGCACATCAACTCCATGTCGGCACTCGGCCCCAATCCGTGGTTCGATCAAGGTGATAGCCGTTTCCACCCGGATAACATCATCTGGGACGCGCGCGAATCCAACATCATCGCCATCATCGACAAGCAGAGTGGCAACATCGTCTGGCAGCTTGGTCCTCATTACAACACGCCTGAACTCAAACACATCGGCTGGATTATCGGTCAGCACCACGCCCATATGATCCCTGCGGGATTACCCGGCGCAGGCAATATTCTGGTGTTTGATAACGGCGGCTGGGCGGGCTATGGCGCACCTAATCCGGCATCGGCGGACGGGGTAAAAAACGCCTGGCGTGATTATTCCCGCGTGCTGGAAATCAATCCGGTGACGCTGGATATTGTCTGGCGCTACTCGCCCTATGAAGCGGGAATCCCACATCCGACCGATGCGTTTCGTTTTTACAGTCCGTATATCAGTAATATCCAACGCCTGCCCAACGGCAATACCTTGATTAACGAAGGGGCTAACGGTCGACTGTTTGAAGTCACCGTCGATCACGAAATTGTCTGGGAGTTTATTTCCCCTTACTGGGGCAAAACGGTGAACACCAACATGCTGTATCGCGCCTACCGCGTTCCCTATGAATGGGTGCCACAGCTGCCGCGCCCACAGGAAACACCCGTGATGGCTCCCGATAATACTCAGCTACGTCAACCCGGAGCCGCCGCCCCCGGCTTCGCTAGCGTGATTCGTATTGACGGTACGCGCCCTTATAAAAAGAGCGGCGATGCCCTATGCGTCGCAACCGACAGCGAAGACCTTAAGCGCAGCCCGAAGCTCTTTGCCGTCAACCGTGAACGCTTCGCTCCGCTTACTGCTGAAGACTGGCCTGAGTTAGCGGCACAAGACACGCCACAGCTGCTGCTGGTCGGCGCCGAGCGCTGCGTCCACTGTAAAAGCCTCTACCGTCAGTTAGAAACGATCCTGGATAATGAGGAATACCGTCAATTACCAAGTCATTATCTGGACGCCGATCATCACATTGTACTGACAGAGAAACTGGCGGTGAGAACGCTACCAACGCTGCTATGGCTTGAAAACGGTGAAGAACAGGCACGCCTGAGCGGCGCACAACAGCCCGAACGCTTGCGCCAGTGGCTGACCACGCAACAGAGCTAA
- a CDS encoding chemotaxis protein, giving the protein MDNFQKEIDERTNLTSANKFELLLFQLGKSPEGGKSELFGINVFKLREIVPMPTLTKAAGMKSPMLGMVNIRGQIIPVIDLPAVVGSATETGLNILLITEYARSTQAFAVESVDDIVRLEWSQVLTAEAGVSSSYITSIARLDNDKDSNRLALVLDVEQILFDIIPGDRETKLKNSEEKTYSYTPGAIAIVAEDSRVARSLLEQGLTQMGIPFSMHITGQDAWNKIRQIAKEAQSEGRPISDKISLVLTDLEMPEMDGFTLTRNIKRDEYLKNIPVVIHSSLSGSANEDHVRNVGADAYVAKFEINELSTAIQTVLNKARR; this is encoded by the coding sequence ATGGATAATTTTCAAAAAGAGATTGATGAGAGAACAAACCTCACCTCTGCTAATAAATTCGAACTCTTATTATTCCAGTTGGGCAAATCACCTGAAGGTGGCAAATCTGAGCTGTTCGGCATCAACGTGTTTAAACTGCGTGAAATTGTGCCGATGCCTACATTGACCAAAGCGGCGGGTATGAAATCACCGATGCTGGGTATGGTCAACATTCGTGGGCAAATCATTCCCGTTATCGATCTTCCTGCGGTAGTGGGTAGCGCAACGGAAACCGGGCTGAATATTCTTCTTATCACGGAGTATGCACGTAGTACGCAGGCATTCGCCGTGGAATCGGTAGACGATATCGTTCGTCTGGAATGGAGTCAGGTGCTGACTGCGGAAGCTGGCGTGAGTAGTTCATATATCACCAGTATTGCGCGGCTTGATAACGACAAAGACAGCAACCGTTTGGCGCTGGTGCTGGATGTTGAACAGATTCTGTTTGATATTATTCCCGGCGATCGCGAAACCAAGCTCAAGAATTCAGAAGAGAAAACTTATTCCTATACGCCAGGTGCGATTGCCATTGTGGCGGAAGATTCCAGAGTCGCGCGTTCGTTGCTTGAGCAGGGGTTAACCCAGATGGGCATTCCATTTAGTATGCACATCACTGGACAGGATGCCTGGAACAAGATTCGGCAAATTGCGAAAGAAGCGCAGTCAGAAGGGCGACCGATTTCGGACAAAATCTCACTGGTTCTGACCGATTTGGAAATGCCGGAAATGGATGGTTTTACGCTGACCAGAAACATCAAGCGTGATGAGTATCTGAAGAATATCCCTGTGGTGATCCACTCATCACTGTCTGGTAGCGCGAATGAAGATCACGTCCGCAATGTGGGTGCGGATGCTTACGTCGCGAAATTTGAGATCAATGAATTGTCGACGGCGATTCAGACGGTGTTGAACAAGGCGCGTCGTTAA
- a CDS encoding ABC transporter substrate-binding protein → MQHATPLDLNATYSRWRQGMNKMLGMTLLISAALVSTVQADENVKPDAQKPTEIRIGLPDQSAGSKPFIRGPLGLAHIQKQLEQEFEPQGIKVQWSFFKGAGPAVNEALANKQLDVVYLGDLAAIIGRAGGLPTRVLVGSRGSNSYLAATPESGIQRIEDLRGKRIAVYKGTADQLSFERAIKSVGLNERDVRVINLDWTAGKAALAARRVDAVWGGVSLLALRKQGINIVTTSRALGWANTTQAAVLATQDFIDRYPGTTQQLVNVLVENAQWIGDAQHLPEYTALMSEQSQIPQAIFQEELKAEDLPFQSSPRLDPFLLSSLQDSIERAKAAGLIRSTFSASDWFAGEFADRALKAKGLESNWPVYDTSGNPTK, encoded by the coding sequence ATGCAGCACGCTACCCCTTTGGATTTGAACGCTACCTATTCTCGCTGGCGGCAGGGAATGAATAAGATGCTAGGTATGACGCTACTGATAAGCGCCGCGCTTGTGTCTACCGTGCAGGCGGACGAGAACGTGAAGCCAGATGCACAGAAGCCGACGGAAATTCGTATCGGTTTGCCGGATCAAAGCGCGGGTAGCAAGCCCTTTATTCGCGGGCCGTTGGGGCTGGCGCATATTCAAAAACAGTTGGAGCAGGAATTTGAGCCGCAGGGCATCAAAGTTCAGTGGTCGTTCTTTAAAGGGGCAGGTCCAGCGGTGAATGAAGCGCTGGCGAACAAGCAACTGGACGTTGTGTATCTGGGCGATCTGGCAGCCATTATTGGCCGAGCTGGGGGGCTGCCGACGCGGGTGCTGGTCGGGTCGCGCGGTTCTAATTCCTATCTGGCGGCGACACCGGAATCGGGTATTCAGCGCATTGAGGATTTACGCGGCAAGCGGATTGCGGTCTACAAAGGAACAGCCGATCAGTTGTCGTTTGAGCGCGCGATTAAAAGCGTCGGGCTGAATGAGCGTGATGTACGGGTCATCAACCTGGATTGGACGGCAGGCAAAGCTGCGCTGGCTGCCAGACGTGTAGATGCGGTGTGGGGCGGTGTGTCTCTGCTGGCACTGCGTAAGCAGGGCATCAATATTGTCACGACCAGTCGAGCGCTGGGCTGGGCGAATACCACGCAGGCTGCGGTGCTGGCGACGCAGGACTTTATCGATCGCTATCCGGGCACAACGCAGCAACTGGTGAATGTGTTGGTGGAGAATGCGCAATGGATCGGCGATGCGCAGCACCTACCGGAATACACGGCGCTGATGTCTGAACAGAGCCAGATACCGCAGGCCATCTTTCAGGAAGAACTGAAAGCGGAAGATCTCCCCTTCCAAAGCTCGCCGCGCCTCGATCCGTTCCTGCTCAGCAGCTTGCAGGACAGTATCGAACGGGCGAAAGCGGCAGGGCTGATTCGCAGCACTTTTTCAGCCAGCGACTGGTTTGCCGGAGAGTTTGCCGATCGGGCATTGAAGGCCAAAGGACTGGAGTCAAATTGGCCGGTGTATGACACCAGCGGTAATCCAACAAAATGA